The Mesotoga sp. UBA6090 genomic sequence TAGACCACTGTGGTGGTACGTCTATTTTTCTTTTCATTTTTTCCCTTGTTTGGCTGTTTTCAGATTCATTGCTGTCAAAGTTGAGTCTTTCTGTAATCATCAATATCCTTCTAGAACTACCCAATAGAAAACAGTGCATCTTTTATCTTTTCCACATGAACTCCCCAGCCGGCGTTGAGGAATTGGTTTTCCTCGATTTCCTCTCTGCCTTTTTTTACCTTTGGACTGAAGCCGAGCGGGAGATGCACAGTTCTGCTCTGAATTGCCCAGACTCTCCCTTTCATGTCCACTATTGGGCCACCACTCTGTCCCAGCAAACCTGGTGATGAAGTCTCGATAAACTTTGTGGTCTTCTTTGCTGCCTTGAAGGCCGGTGCTTCAACTGTTCTGGTGTAAATTCCATCGATTGGGTAAAGTGAGGGCAGGCTTTTGCCATCCATCATAAACCTAGAGTTTTTTTCATCAAAGGACGCACGGATTCTGGAAAAGGGGTATCCCACCCTGCAAAGACTTGTCCCTATTTTCATTTCATCTTGCGTCACAAAAGCAGGGTACTCCACTATCTCATCTGGATCAAACGGTTCAAGTCTTCCGATTACCAGGTCATCCTCGGGAAATGGTCTGACATCCTTTAGAACCTTTCCATCTCCACCCCACCAGAACGAATGATTCTCTATCTTCTTTTCTGGCTCAATATCATGCTTTGCCTGCTGTTGTCTATACATGAAGTACGATTGCCAAAGGTGTGCAACGGTGATTATCCAGCCTTCTCTGTTAAGTATCATGAATGTTCCGCAAGTTGCGTTTACCTTTTTAACACCACTTCTCGTTAGGACCACAACTGGTCTTGTGAACTGACTTGCAATTCTGAACGCTTCTGAAAACACAATGCACCTCCGTTTTATTGCTCGCTTCCTTGCTATTACTAGCTTGTTCATTGTAAATGAGGTCAGGAAAATCATTCCAATAGAATGGTAACATAACGTGGTATATCGCTCTTGGCTAATGCGGTACAATTTAGCTGAGCAATGGTATCGGAATAGGAGTGATGTCTTGAAAGTAGCCTTTCGAACATTTGGTTGTCAGATGAACATAAATGATACAGAAGCTATGATGGGTGTCCTATCTGCTGCAGGGTACGGAATCGCCAGCAGCGAAGAAGAAGCAGACGCTGTTATTGTTAACACTTGCGCTGTTAGAGGAAAGTCTGAAGACAAGCTCTATGGAAAGCTGGGACAGCTTAAAGCCCTAAAGAAAAGGAAAGGGAATCTGCTTGTCGGAGTCTGCGGTTGCGTTGCCGAAAAGAACGCGACGGAACTGCTTACTCATAAAGAAGTTGACTTTGTTTTCGGGACGCGAGCGATCACGAGAGTTGACAAACTACTAAAAAGGGCAGAACTGGGAGAGAGATTCATCGAGATGGGCGATTTTATAGACGAGCTCGATTCAGATACCCCTAGAGTGAGAACAAGCTCACATCATGCCTGGATCACCATTATCTTTGGTTGCGACAAATTCTGTTCTTACTGTATTGTTCCATATACAAGAGGAAGGGAAAAGAGCAGAGAAATGGGAGACATCCTTTCTGAGGCAAGAGAACTTGCCGGAAAAGGCTATAGAGAGATAACCTATTTGGGACAGAATGTCGATTCCTATGGTAAAGACTTGAGTGATGGGTCTTCACTTTCAGAGCTTATAAGAGAGACGACTAAGATAGAAGGAATTGAGAGAATCTGGTTTCTCACTTCATACCCAAGAGACTTCAGTGACGAGTTGATCGACGTAATTGCGTCATCCGACAAGATATCTCGCTCAATACACCTTCCTGTTCAGTCGGGAAGCAACAGAATCTTGAAAGCGATGAACAGGGGCTATACTAGAGAATACTACATTGATCTAATTGACCGCGTGAAAAGCGGAATACCCAATGTGACTCTCAGCACAGATCTCATTATCGGTTTTCCTGGAGAGACTGAAGAAGAATATGAAGAAACGGTCTCTTTAGTGAAAGGAGTTAGATTCGAGCGCATCAATCTCGCTATGTACTCACCCAGAGAAGGCACGCTATCTGCCCGAAAGATGGCTGATGATATTCCGCAAGAAGTGAAGACCAGAAGGCTGAATCATCTTCTTGCTTTACAAAAACATATCAACAGGGAAGAAAACGAGAAGTATCTTGACAGAATCATAGATGTAATAGGTGAAGGCAGGATCAAAGGAAATGGCAAGATCTACGGAAGGACAATGAACAACAAAATTGTCATCTACGAAGCTCAGCCTGAACTGATAGGCAAATCTGTTAAGATCAGAATTGAAAGGGTTTCGGCCGGACCCTTGTACGGGGTGTTGGTCAGATAGACGAGTGAGGACGAAGGGCGAAACGAGGTTGGGGGTAGCGGCTCGGTGGTAGGAAAGAGCAAAGGAACTAGTTAGTCGTTGAATGGTTCTCCGTTCACCGGGAGAACCTGTTATTCGTTCCAGAGCGAGGATCTGTTCTTAGTTCTTGGTCAGACCGTTTATTCAGAGAGTAGAGAGAAGGGGAAAGCTTAGAGGGCAAGCAAGGATCTGGGGTCTCGAAAAGCTCTTTAATCCCCTCTCGAGAGGGGGTGTGTGCACGTCAAGAACGGACCTCATGTTTAGAACGAGGTATCTGACGTTTCTTTACTTTAGGGCTTGCAACTTGGAACTGACAACTTGCAACTACTCTTGCGAATGACGGGTCTATGATCTTGGACGAAGGACTAAGGACGGCCCTTTTCAGCATTACGGTATGTGAGGTTCTCAGACTGCCAAACACCGCCATGTAGATAGCGGCCTTCGGAAGTCCCTCACTACGTCATCTGACTGAACAGAAAACGATGTCGCCGGAGCACTATACATGGGAGGTTCATATATGAAAGTACTCGGTCTCGTTGTGGAATACAATCCCTTTCATAATGGCCACCTTTATCATCTTTCACAATCGAAAGAGATTGTGAAGCCGGATGTCACCGTTGCTGTGATGAGCGGCAATTTTGTTCAGCGAGGAGAGCCGGCGATTGTCGAGAAGTTTGCAAGGGCAGAAGCAGCTCTAGAGCAAGGCGTCGACCTGGTTCTCGAATTGCCGGTAGTATATTCCTTGCAGGACGCCGGAGGGTTCGCAACGGGATCGATATGGACGCTTGATCATGTTGGAGTAACAGATGTCGTTTTTGGGAGTGAGACAGACGATATAGACCTCATGAAGGCCGTGTCCAAAGTTCTGATCAAAGAACCCGAACACTATCAGGATCTTCTGAAGAAACATCTTAAGACTGGTCATTCATTTCCTAATGCCAGAAAGTATGCTCTGAGAGACTTTATTCATACTGAAAATGCAGCTCTTTCACACCGAATAGAAGAGATAGGTTCATCCAACAACATCCTGGGTGTGGAATACCTGAGAGCGATTCAAGAGATAAAGAGCAAGATGATTCCCCACTCAATAAGGAGAGTCGGGGCTTCTTACACTGATGAAGAGCATCGTGGAGAATTTTCTTCCGCAACGGCAATTAGAAGGCTGATTCAAAATGGCGATATCGAGAGCGCTTCTCAAACAATGCCAAAGGAATCATTAGATATAATCCTTCGGGAAATAAGATGCGGTAGAGGTCCCGTTTTCAAGGAGGATGTTGAATCCTTTTTCATTTCCTTCTTCAGGCTCTTGTCAAGAGAGGATTATTGCAGATATTATGGGTTTGTCGAAGGTCTCGACGCGAGATTTCAAGATTGTTCCATGGAAGGAAGTCTTGAAAGGTTTCTCCACTGCGTCAAGTCGAAACGGTTCACCTTATCTAGAATCAGACGGCTTATGTACTATCCCGTCTTTAGATTCTCCGATGATCTAATAAGAAAAAGCAACAAACTCGGCCCTCAATACATTCGGATACTGGGCTTCAATGAAAAGGGAAGAACTCATCTTTCGAACATCAAGCACTCAACGAAGATCCCAATAATAACCACGGCTTCTTTATGGAGAAAAGTAGTAGACAAATCTCTTAAAGAAGAAATGAAGATAGATGTTGACTTGCTTGAGGCACAGCTAAAGAGGGATTTCAAGGCCGTCAGATTTTACTCAAGTCTCCACAAGTATCCCGAAAGCAGAGCAAGAGGCTCTGACCTACTATCACAAATCGTTTACCACAGACAGGAGCAGTAGTCAATGCTAATCCAGGTCGCGATCTCAAATTCGCCTCTATATGACACATACACTTACAAGGCTAATGAACTTTTAGAACCTGGTGAGAGGGTCGAAGTCAATTTTGCCGGACGCAACACTATCGGTTATGTTGTATCGCTGGAAGGTAAGACGGGGAAGTACAGAATCAAGAGTATCAACAAGAGAGTCGATGAACGTTCCTTCCTTTCATTAGAGGATATTAAGCTTGCGGAGTATGTAATGAAGGAGTATCTTGCACCTCCAGGCAAAGTATTCGACCTTTTCTTCCCGCCTGGAAAACTTCTAGCTGTCGATGAATTCATCGTTCCCATTTCCGAAAGCTTTGAATTCCCCCCCACTCAAAAGGACAAGTTTATCAAAGAATTCGGTGAAGGCAAGCTTAAGGAGCTTCTGGCTTCACGAGAAGTCAAGATCATGCACAGCTTCGAAAGGAAGACTCCAAAAAAGCGCAAGACAAGGCGAGTATCGTTAACAAAGAAAACCGGGCTACTGAATCAAGACCTAACACCCCTGTGGCAGATCATAGTTGACTATCTCCTTTCTGTTGAATCAGAGGAAATCTCCGAGCTTGAAAAGAAACTTGAACTAAGAAGCAGAAGCCCGATCGAAACACTGATTTCTAAGGGGATACTCACGGCCGAGGAGTGTGAGGAAGACGATTCGCACTGGGTAATCCCTGCGGTAGACGAACTCAGCGGAAGCCAAAGAGAGGTTTATAGAGAAATAATGGAGAGCGAATCAAAGGCTTTTCTCCTTCACGGATTGACCGGTACGGGCAAAACAGAGGTCTATTTCAAGGTCATGGAATACTGGCTCAACAGAGGTCGACAGATCCTGTATCTCGTTCCAGAAGTTTCCTTGACTCCCCAGCTCCTTGCAAGAATAAGAGGTGCTTTCCCGGGAAGGGATGTTAGACAATACCACAGTTACCTGCCGAGAGGCCAGCGGCAGAGAATTTGGTTGGATGCTGTGGAGCAGAATGTCGATATTCTTGTCGGTACAAGGAGTTCACTTTGGGTGCCGATGAAGAACACGGGTTTGATAGTGGTTGATGAAGAGCACGATTCCAGTTTCTACCAGCAGAGTCTTCCCTATTATGATGGGGTTGAAGCTGCCTTGAAAAAGGCTGAGCTGCTAGATATACCTATCATTCTTGGGTCCGCAACACCAAGAGTTGGACACTATCACCTGGTTGAATCTGACAGACTTTCTCTACTCCGTCTAACAGAAAGACCTGTCGGATCCTTTCCCACAATCGAGATAATCGATATGAAAGAAGAGAAGAACCCTATAATCAGCAAAAGGGCACTAGAGGAAATCAGACAAACGATTTCTGCAGCAAAGCAAGTCTTTGTTTTCGTCCATAGAAAAGGATATTCAAATTATGTCGTCTGCTACACATGTGGAAACACAGTTAGCTGTCCTCACTGCTCGGTCTCCATGACATATCACAGAAGCGATAATTCGCTTAAGTGCCATTACTGCGGCTACAAAGAACCCGCACCTAAGTTTTGTCCCGTTTGTGGCTCAATGACTCTCTCTGCACGGGGCTTCGGAACAGAGAGAGTAGAACACGATCTGCAAAAGTATTTCCCTTCAGCAAGAATCATGAGAATGGACAGAGAGACGATCGACAACCCCATTTCATATGAAAAGGCCTTACTCGAAATCTCACGAAAGGAATGTCAGATAATTGTAGGTACAAAGATGATAACCAAAGGCCTTGACTTTCCCGATGTTGAGATGGTTCTTATAGTCGATGCAGATAGACTGATGAGCTTTCCCAGTTACGACAGTCCCGAGACAGCCTTCCAGCATATTGCGCAGGTTAGCGGACGCTCAGGTCGAGCAAGCGTAGGAAAGGCTTTCATTCAAACTTTCAATCCAAACAACAGAATAATGAAAGCTGCCTTCGAAAGGGACTATGAAACCTTCTATTTAGATGAAATAACTCTCCGAAAGGAGTTGAATAACCCACCTTTCAGTAAAATTGCGGAAGTGATATGCTACGGAGAGACTGAGGACGAGAGCGGACTGTTGGCCGAAAAGATCGCAGAAGAAATAAGGCAAGCGAGAATCGATTCGATCGAGGTATTTGGCCCAGTCGCTCCGCTTCTTTCAAAGCTCAAGAATTCCTACAGAATGAAAGTTACCGTAAAGCTTCTGCCAGAAGCGAACTGCGAATTTCTCCAGAAAATACAGAAGAAACATCCCGCCGATGTCCAGATAATTATCAACGGCATCGGCGGAATAGTGTAGTTTAGAGTCCTCTTTTCAGTTCTCCCGGGAAGAAACAGGAAACGTAATGACCTCCACCTACATCTTGCAGTTTGGGTTCTTCTTTCGAACAGACGTCCTTCGCAATGGGACACCTCGGATGGAATCTGCAGCCTGAAGGTGGGTTTATCGGACTGGGAACATCCCCTTCAAGAAGTATTCTTTGCTTCTTCTTTTCGGGGTTAGCCTCTGGAATCGCCGACATCAAAGAAACCGTGTAAGGATGGAGCGGGTTACCGAAGAGCTTCTTCTTGTCTGCGAGCTCGGCGATCTTTCCAAGATACATCACTGCAACACGCTTGCTTACATGCTTCACGACTCCAAGATCGTGCGCAATGAAGAGATATGTAAGTCCAAACTCCTTCTGAAGATCGCTCAAGAGATTAAGAATCTGGGCCTGGATCGACACGTCAAGCGCGGAGACGGCTTCATCGCAGACGATGAGCCGCGGATTAAGAATCAGGGCTCTTGCGACACCTATTCTCTGTCTTTGGCCTCCGCTGAACTCGTGAGGAAATCTCGACATGTGATCTTTTGAAAGACCGACTTTGGTCATGATGTCAGCCACCATATCCATTACATCTCTACCTGTAGCGAGACCGTGAATTCTTGCACCTTCACCGATAATATTCTTGACTCTCATTCTTGGATTCAAAGAAGAAAACGGGTCCTGAAAGATAATCTGAGCGTCTCTTCTGAATGCCTTTCTCTTGTCTTTCCTGTTTCCCAGAAGACTCTTCATGAATTCACCGCTATCTTCGTTGAATTCTTTGAAGTACTTCTCGGCCATCTTTTTGTCAAAGTCGTTGTCAAAAGAGCTCAAGGCGGCTTCAACAGAGCCTGATTTTGCTTTCAAATCGGAAAATTTCTCGACGTATGTCTTTTTCAAGTATTTTCTGGCCTTCAACAAGGGCATGAAAAAATGTGTTGTATCCTCATCTCCGACGATTATTCTTCCCGAGGTCGGTTCGTAAAGCCTGAGAACAGTCATACCGGCAGTGGTCTTACCACAGCCAGACTCGCCGACCAGTCCGAGTGTCTCCTTTTCGTAGATATCGAAACTGACGTCGTCAACGGCCTTAACCTGTGCAACAACTCTTCTGAAGACTCCAGCTTTTACTGGAAAATACTTCACGAGTTCATCTGCTCTGAGAAGCAACTTGCTTTCGTTCGGAATGCTCATGCGCTCTCACCTGCCCTCGATACTTTGATCGTTTCAATGAGCTTATCTATATGCCAGCAGGCAGCAGTGTGTTCATTCTCTATTTCTACTAGAGGCGGCTCTTCCTTTCGACACTTGTCTGTGGCGAGAGGGCATCTTGTGTTGAACCGGCATCCATCGGGGAAATCAAGAGGGTCGGGAACGACACCGGGGATGTTATAGAGAACCTCTTTATCTTCATCCAGTTTTGGTATTGCATTCATAAGCCCCCATGTGTATGGATGCCTTGGATTCTTGAAGAGAGTATGAACATCAGCATATTCAACAACCTTTCCGGCGTACATCACTACGACTCTCTGAGCCATCTCCGCAATTACTCCCAGATCATGAGTGATCATTACAAGAGCCATACCATACTGATCCTGAAGAGACTTCATGAGCTCAAGAATCTGCGCCTGAATAGTCACGTCAAGAGCAGTCGTGGGCTCATCCGCGAAAAGCAGTTTGGGATTACAGGAGAGAGACATCGCTATCATCGCTCTTTGGCGCATCCCTCCAGAGAGTTCGTGGGGATATTCATCGATCCGCTTTTCAGGTTCGGGAATTCCAACCTTCTTCAGCATATCTATTGCCATCTCACGTGCCTTCTTTTCGTCAACATCCTGATGAAGCAAGATAGCTTCCATTATCTGGAATCCTATCGTGAAAACCGGATTTAGAGCCGTCATGGGTTCCTGAAAAATCATAGCCATATCGTTTCCCCTGATCTTCATCATCTTTGACTCAGGAATCGCCATGATATCTTGGCCGTCGAAAAAAATCTTACCGCCCGCTATCTCTCCCTTCTCGTCAAGAAGTCTCATAATAGAGAGCGATGTGACACTTTTTCCACAGCCAGATTCGCCGACGATTCCAAGCGTCTCGCCTGGGAAGACCTCAAAGGTCACCCCATCAACGGCCTTAACAACCCCATCTTCTGTATGGAAATATGTTCTTAAGTCTTCTACCTGCAACAGCGCTTTCTTCTCATCCATGACTCAAACCCCCTCAGCTTCTCATTCTCGGGTCGAAGATATCTCTCAATGCATCTCCGACAAGGTTCCATGCAAGAACGAAGAGCACCATGGCAGTACCTGGGAAGACTATAGCAAACCAAGATTGGTCAAGCATCGTCATCCAGTTCCTTGAAAAGGACAGTATCGTTCCCCAGTCGGCATAGCCAGGCTCTGCTCCAACTCCCAAAAAGCTCAGTCCTGCCGCAGTGATAACATAAGAACCGATTCTCATCGACATCTGAACAACTACCGGGAAAATCGTATTTGGAAGAATATGTTTGATAATAATTACCCAATCCTTCTGTCCAAGAGCTTTTGCTGCGAGAACATATTGCTCTTCTCTCGCTTGAAGGATATTTCCTCTAATCAGACGCGCTGTGCTCATCCAACCGAAGATTATCAAAGCAATTATAACTTTGTCTAGACCTTTGCCCAGAATCGTTGTCATGACCATTGCAGCAACCAGGAAGGGAATCGACAAAAAGATGTCAGTTATCCTCATAAGAATTTCGTCGACCCACCCGCCGAAGTACGCAGAGATCGAACCGACAATAACTCCAATCAGGGCGGCAAATCCAGTGATGATCAAGCCAAGTCTAAAAGCCGTTCGTGTTCCCCAGACCACACCGTAAAATACATCTCTCCCACCGATAACCCCAAAGGGGTGTTCGGCTGAAGGCGCTATCGGTTTCGATGACCAGGAGGCTCTTGGAATCTGATAGTTGTCTCCCATTTCATTAACTCCAGCAATCTGAGGGGCGAAGATCGCTATGACTATGAAGAAAAACAGGAGACAGGTTCCCAGAACGGCTGTGCCATTCGTCCAGTATTTCTTCATTACTTTTCTGAACTCACTCTTTCTCTTTGCTGGCATTCGCATCTTCCCCCTTACTCTAGACGAATTCTTGGATCAACGAGGGCGTAAGAGACATCGACGACCAGATTTCCTACAACCATAATAAAGGAGAAGAACAGAGCTCCGCCAATTATCGACCAGTAATCTAGAAGGCTCGCAGCATCCGCGAGAAATCTCCCCATTCCTACACGCGAGAAAATCGTCTCAACAAACACTGTTCCTCCGAGCAAGCCCATTACCGATCCTCCGGCAACGGTTATAACAGGAATCATGGCATTTCTCTTAGCGTGCTTATTTATGACTATCCTCTCAGGCACGCCTTTTGCTCTCGCCGTTCGGATATAGTCCTTCCTGAGAACTTCAAGCATACTTGAACGAGTAATCCTTAGCAAATAAGCCCACCACAGATAAGCAAGAGTTAGAACAGGGAGAATAATATGTCTCAAAGCGTCGATGAATATATCAAGTCTGCCGTTAAGAAGCGCATCTATTG encodes the following:
- a CDS encoding ABC transporter permease, which produces MPAKRKSEFRKVMKKYWTNGTAVLGTCLLFFFIVIAIFAPQIAGVNEMGDNYQIPRASWSSKPIAPSAEHPFGVIGGRDVFYGVVWGTRTAFRLGLIITGFAALIGVIVGSISAYFGGWVDEILMRITDIFLSIPFLVAAMVMTTILGKGLDKVIIALIIFGWMSTARLIRGNILQAREEQYVLAAKALGQKDWVIIIKHILPNTIFPVVVQMSMRIGSYVITAAGLSFLGVGAEPGYADWGTILSFSRNWMTMLDQSWFAIVFPGTAMVLFVLAWNLVGDALRDIFDPRMRS
- a CDS encoding S1 family peptidase; the protein is MFSEAFRIASQFTRPVVVLTRSGVKKVNATCGTFMILNREGWIITVAHLWQSYFMYRQQQAKHDIEPEKKIENHSFWWGGDGKVLKDVRPFPEDDLVIGRLEPFDPDEIVEYPAFVTQDEMKIGTSLCRVGYPFSRIRASFDEKNSRFMMDGKSLPSLYPIDGIYTRTVEAPAFKAAKKTTKFIETSSPGLLGQSGGPIVDMKGRVWAIQSRTVHLPLGFSPKVKKGREEIEENQFLNAGWGVHVEKIKDALFSIG
- a CDS encoding ABC transporter ATP-binding protein, giving the protein MSIPNESKLLLRADELVKYFPVKAGVFRRVVAQVKAVDDVSFDIYEKETLGLVGESGCGKTTAGMTVLRLYEPTSGRIIVGDEDTTHFFMPLLKARKYLKKTYVEKFSDLKAKSGSVEAALSSFDNDFDKKMAEKYFKEFNEDSGEFMKSLLGNRKDKRKAFRRDAQIIFQDPFSSLNPRMRVKNIIGEGARIHGLATGRDVMDMVADIMTKVGLSKDHMSRFPHEFSGGQRQRIGVARALILNPRLIVCDEAVSALDVSIQAQILNLLSDLQKEFGLTYLFIAHDLGVVKHVSKRVAVMYLGKIAELADKKKLFGNPLHPYTVSLMSAIPEANPEKKKQRILLEGDVPSPINPPSGCRFHPRCPIAKDVCSKEEPKLQDVGGGHYVSCFFPGELKRGL
- the miaB gene encoding tRNA (N6-isopentenyl adenosine(37)-C2)-methylthiotransferase MiaB; the protein is MKVAFRTFGCQMNINDTEAMMGVLSAAGYGIASSEEEADAVIVNTCAVRGKSEDKLYGKLGQLKALKKRKGNLLVGVCGCVAEKNATELLTHKEVDFVFGTRAITRVDKLLKRAELGERFIEMGDFIDELDSDTPRVRTSSHHAWITIIFGCDKFCSYCIVPYTRGREKSREMGDILSEARELAGKGYREITYLGQNVDSYGKDLSDGSSLSELIRETTKIEGIERIWFLTSYPRDFSDELIDVIASSDKISRSIHLPVQSGSNRILKAMNRGYTREYYIDLIDRVKSGIPNVTLSTDLIIGFPGETEEEYEETVSLVKGVRFERINLAMYSPREGTLSARKMADDIPQEVKTRRLNHLLALQKHINREENEKYLDRIIDVIGEGRIKGNGKIYGRTMNNKIVIYEAQPELIGKSVKIRIERVSAGPLYGVLVR
- a CDS encoding ABC transporter ATP-binding protein encodes the protein MDEKKALLQVEDLRTYFHTEDGVVKAVDGVTFEVFPGETLGIVGESGCGKSVTSLSIMRLLDEKGEIAGGKIFFDGQDIMAIPESKMMKIRGNDMAMIFQEPMTALNPVFTIGFQIMEAILLHQDVDEKKAREMAIDMLKKVGIPEPEKRIDEYPHELSGGMRQRAMIAMSLSCNPKLLFADEPTTALDVTIQAQILELMKSLQDQYGMALVMITHDLGVIAEMAQRVVVMYAGKVVEYADVHTLFKNPRHPYTWGLMNAIPKLDEDKEVLYNIPGVVPDPLDFPDGCRFNTRCPLATDKCRKEEPPLVEIENEHTAACWHIDKLIETIKVSRAGESA
- a CDS encoding nucleotidyltransferase; protein product: MEYNPFHNGHLYHLSQSKEIVKPDVTVAVMSGNFVQRGEPAIVEKFARAEAALEQGVDLVLELPVVYSLQDAGGFATGSIWTLDHVGVTDVVFGSETDDIDLMKAVSKVLIKEPEHYQDLLKKHLKTGHSFPNARKYALRDFIHTENAALSHRIEEIGSSNNILGVEYLRAIQEIKSKMIPHSIRRVGASYTDEEHRGEFSSATAIRRLIQNGDIESASQTMPKESLDIILREIRCGRGPVFKEDVESFFISFFRLLSREDYCRYYGFVEGLDARFQDCSMEGSLERFLHCVKSKRFTLSRIRRLMYYPVFRFSDDLIRKSNKLGPQYIRILGFNEKGRTHLSNIKHSTKIPIITTASLWRKVVDKSLKEEMKIDVDLLEAQLKRDFKAVRFYSSLHKYPESRARGSDLLSQIVYHRQEQ
- the priA gene encoding replication restart helicase PriA → MLIQVAISNSPLYDTYTYKANELLEPGERVEVNFAGRNTIGYVVSLEGKTGKYRIKSINKRVDERSFLSLEDIKLAEYVMKEYLAPPGKVFDLFFPPGKLLAVDEFIVPISESFEFPPTQKDKFIKEFGEGKLKELLASREVKIMHSFERKTPKKRKTRRVSLTKKTGLLNQDLTPLWQIIVDYLLSVESEEISELEKKLELRSRSPIETLISKGILTAEECEEDDSHWVIPAVDELSGSQREVYREIMESESKAFLLHGLTGTGKTEVYFKVMEYWLNRGRQILYLVPEVSLTPQLLARIRGAFPGRDVRQYHSYLPRGQRQRIWLDAVEQNVDILVGTRSSLWVPMKNTGLIVVDEEHDSSFYQQSLPYYDGVEAALKKAELLDIPIILGSATPRVGHYHLVESDRLSLLRLTERPVGSFPTIEIIDMKEEKNPIISKRALEEIRQTISAAKQVFVFVHRKGYSNYVVCYTCGNTVSCPHCSVSMTYHRSDNSLKCHYCGYKEPAPKFCPVCGSMTLSARGFGTERVEHDLQKYFPSARIMRMDRETIDNPISYEKALLEISRKECQIIVGTKMITKGLDFPDVEMVLIVDADRLMSFPSYDSPETAFQHIAQVSGRSGRASVGKAFIQTFNPNNRIMKAAFERDYETFYLDEITLRKELNNPPFSKIAEVICYGETEDESGLLAEKIAEEIRQARIDSIEVFGPVAPLLSKLKNSYRMKVTVKLLPEANCEFLQKIQKKHPADVQIIINGIGGIV